One Oryza sativa Japonica Group chromosome 8, ASM3414082v1 DNA window includes the following coding sequences:
- the LOC9269245 gene encoding large ribosomal subunit protein uL6m, translating to MEAKFFRFLKLVGVGFKARTEREGRELFLKLGYSHEVQFTAPPAVRVFCFKPNLICCTGIDKNRVHHFAGAVRNSKTPEVYKGKGILYIDEVIKLKPGKKQKK from the coding sequence ATGGAAGCCAAGTTTTTCCGGTTTCTGAAGCTTGTCGGGGTCGGCTTCAAAGCAAGGACAGAGCGTGAAGGCCGTGAGTTGTTTCTGAAACTTGGTTACAGCCACGAGGTGCAGTTCACTGCTCCACCTGCCGTTCGTGTCTTCTGCTTTAAACCCAACTTAATATGCTGTACTGGTATAGACAAGAATAGGGTACACCACTTTGCTGGCGCTGTTCGAAACAGTAAAACTCCAGAAGTATACAAGGGGAAAGGCATATTGTACATTGATGAAGTTATAAAGCTAAAGCCAGGGAAGAAGCAAAAGAAGTAa